GCCTTCTTCCTCCTGGTCGGGGTGCTCTTCGTCATCGTCAACATTGACGTGCTGAGCCGGCTCATCCGGCCCTCCGCTCCGAACCCGGATAAGCTCTCGACCTACGAGTGCGGGGAGGAGCCGATCGGGCAGGGCTGGATCCGCTTCCACGTCCGGTACTACCTGTATGCGCTCATCTTCATCGTCTTCGCAGTGGAGGTGGTCTTCCTCTTCCCGTGGGCCGTGGTCTTCAAGTCCCTCGGGCTGTTCGCCTTCATCGAGATGATGATCTTCATCGCGATCCTGCTCGTCGGCTTCGCCTACGCCTGGGCGAAGGGGGCGCTGGAATGGGTGTGATCCAGAACCTCCCCCCCGGCCTCCTCACCACCTCCCTGGATTGGCTCTTCAACTGGGCCCGGAAGTCCTCCCCCTGGCCCATGACCTTCGGGCTCGCCTGCTGTGCCATCGAGATGATGGCCACCGGGGCCTCCCGCTTCGACCTCGACCGGCTCGGGGCCGGGGTCTTCCGCCCCTCCCCCCGCCAATCCGACGTCATGATCGTGGCCGGGACCGTCACCGAGAAGATGGCCCCCCGGATCAAGCTCCTCTACGAGCAGATGCCCGAGCCCAAGTGGGTCATCGCCATGGGGGCCTGCGCCATCTCCGGGGGCCCCTTCTACTACGAGGGCTACCACGTGGTGAAGGGGGTGGACCAGGTCGTCCCGGTGGACGTCTACGTCCCCGGCTGCCCCCCCCGCCCCGAGGCCCTGATCTACGGCGTGCTCAAGCTCCAGGAGAAGATCGCGCAGATGACGATCGGCCGGCCCGAGCCGGCGGCGGCGAAGGCCTAGCCTCCCCCGAGCGCGGCGTCGCGTTGCGGGGGACCACGCGAGCGGCCCATGGCAGAGTTCTGTCGAGATGGTCGGTCGGGAGTGACGGCCGGAAGCATCACCGACACGCTGGGCCGACCGCTCCGCGATCTCAGGATCTCGGTCACCGACCGCTGCAACTTCCGCTGTGTCTACTGCATGCC
The window above is part of the Candidatus Methylomirabilis sp. genome. Proteins encoded here:
- a CDS encoding NADH-quinone oxidoreductase subunit A, encoding AFFLLVGVLFVIVNIDVLSRLIRPSAPNPDKLSTYECGEEPIGQGWIRFHVRYYLYALIFIVFAVEVVFLFPWAVVFKSLGLFAFIEMMIFIAILLVGFAYAWAKGALEWV
- a CDS encoding NADH-quinone oxidoreductase subunit B family protein, with the protein product MGVIQNLPPGLLTTSLDWLFNWARKSSPWPMTFGLACCAIEMMATGASRFDLDRLGAGVFRPSPRQSDVMIVAGTVTEKMAPRIKLLYEQMPEPKWVIAMGACAISGGPFYYEGYHVVKGVDQVVPVDVYVPGCPPRPEALIYGVLKLQEKIAQMTIGRPEPAAAKA